The DNA sequence ATGGACAGAATCCTGGGAATTGTTTCGAATGAAGCTTGGAGAAGACACTCTCGATTTCCATCCTGAGGTATCGGAGCTCGCTCAAGCCGTCGCAAAAGAGTGTTGCGGTTTGCCACTTGTGCTAACTACCATGGGCAGAACCATGGCTTGTAAGAAGACACCGGAGGAATGGAAGGATGTAATAAATGCGTTACAAAGATCTGCCTCAAATTTTCCAGTTTTGGGGGACAAAGTGTTTTCTCGTTTAAAATACAGTTATGATTGCTTACCCACCGAAGTTTCCAGATCTTGCTTCTTGTATTGTTCTCTATATCCGGAAGATTATCAAATGCCAAAATTAAGTTTGATAAACCGTTGGATTTGTGAAGGCTTTTTAGGTGAATTTGATGACATGGAGGGAGCAAAAAACCGGGGTTACAGCATTATTCGCACTCTGATTCATGCATGTCTATTAGAAGAAGGTAATGTTGATTATAAAGTAAAACTGCATGATGTAATCCGTGATATGGCATTGCGGATAGCTTGTGAAACTGGGAAGGAGCAGGACAAGTTCTTGGTGAAGGCCGGCAGTACGTTAACTGAAGCTCCTGAAGTTGCTGAATGGATGGGGccaaaaaagatttcactgatGGATAACCAAATTGAGGAACTAACAGGGTCTCCCGATTGCCCCAATCTCTTAACTTTGTTTCTTCGGAATAATAATTTGAAGATGATCTCTGATAGTTTCTTCCAGTTTATGCCAAATCTAAGAGTTTTAGACTTGTCAAGGAATACTATGACTGAATTACCGCAGGGAATCTCTAATTTGGTTTCCTTACAGTATCTCGACCTATCAGAAACTATCATAAAAGAGTTGCCAATTGAGTTGAAGAACCTGggtaaattgaaatttttggtGTTGGCTTTGATGCCTCAACTTTCTTCAATTCCAGAGCAGTTGATGTCAAGTCTTTCAATGTTGCAACTGATTGATATGTTCAACTGTGGAATTTGTGAGGGTGATGAAGCCTTGGTTCAGGAATTGGAGTCCTTAAAGTACTTGCATGATTTAGGTGTCACTATAACAAGTACCTCTGCTTTCAAAAGGCTTCTAAGCTCTGACAAGCTAAGAAGCTGCATTTCCAGAGTATGCCTCAGGAATTTCAACGGTTCAAGCTCTTTCAATATAACATCTCTCGGCAATGTAAAGCGTCTCGATGCGCTCTCTATCTCAAACTGTGGCTCATTGGAAGATTTGGAGATTGATTGGGTTggggaaggaaagaaaacagTAGAATCTAATTACCTTAACTCAAAGGTCAGTTCCCACAACAGTTTCCACAGCCTTACGTGGCTAAGTGTCGAAAGGTGTTCGAGGTTGAAGGATCTAACATAGCTTGTTTTTGCTCCTAACCTTAAAGTGCTTGCAATAATTGATTGTGATCAAATGCAAGAAGTAATAGGTACCCGTAAAAGTGATGAATCTGCAGAGAACGGAGAAAACCTTGGTCCATTTGCCAAGCTCCAACAGCTTCACTTAGTTGATCTACCACAATTGAAGAGCATATTTTGGAAGGCCCTGCCATTTATCTACTTAAATAGAATCCATGTACGTAATTGTCCACTTCTAAAGACGCTGCCACTCAACGCCAACAGTGCCAAGGGACATCGAATTGTCATTTCCGGACAAACCGAGTGGTCAGAGAGGCTACGATGCGATTCTCGGTGAGACCCTTTTCACAATTAACTATCATTTGATCATGAATAGGTATTGATCCAAATAAAGCATTCAATTATAGCATCTTTCCATGGTCGTATACCTGCCACATACTGATATACTTAAAAAATGCTATTCCATTTCAAACACATAAGGCAATTGATTGCAGGTTTACAAGGAGTCATCTTGTTATTGGAATTCAAAATCTACAACTTTTACGGTTATGTTTAGTTAttagaaagtattaaggaaagaaaataaatattaatgaaaataatttattttttgtatttggttatattatgaaaaatataaaaaaaaaatcaaatataaataaaattagtttgaaatttacatattttctaaattgtttaatttttatatcgaaaagttaaaataaataaaacaaattagaagtagcatataaaagtaatctattaattttaaatttattttaaaatttttttcactttttttccttgcatttttcctttttattttctttatattacaattccctcaaattttccaagaactaaacatagcctaCATATAATGATCAAATATGATCTTACAAACCAacccatataaaaatttaagcCCAATCTTGTGGCTTTTCTAATTTGGTTTAATAAGTCAATGGTATATATCCTTATGCaatcttattttgtttagttGCAGAATATAACTTCATATGTCAGAAATGCTTCCACAATCTTCACTCAATAAGAATCCATTGTTGTCCAAGGTTGAAGGATATGAATGGCTTATTTTCATGCCAACTTTTtagtatgttgatgacattgtaGACTGTCAAAATAGAACATATAATTACTTATCTATGTGAGGTAAACTGTTGGTTTATGTATGTTGTTTCATAGTGTTTGTGTGAATATGTTGTTTCTCTTCGAATTGcaatattacattttttgtatTCTAGGGATTGTGAGATGCATTTTATGATTTGTGTAAAAAATTTGAGTTGGATGGCTTTCTTTAATTGCTCTACTTGAATGGAAGAGCATGTACATGATATCTTTGCTTGGAAACAATCTAGtgtataatttcaaaaatataatcctattttcaaatagaaaagaTAGTTGAGTCATGGTACTCCTGGACCAACTAGGAATTGTATCTTTGTTCGTGGAGAAACAAGcattcttgagaaaaaatcaaGTCACTCTTTGTACAAAAATTTTAAGGGAGAACTTGCCCAAGTCATGGGTAGACCATAATTGGGGCACCTTAGCTAATAATGGTCCCATTTGGTTCCCTATCTATGTTTATCAAATACACCTTTTCATAATTGTAATGGGAATGGAGTGTGGGATTTATACAATATTAAAGCATGTATTCCTTAATTTTGCAATATGTTAAAGAGgatgaaacatttttatttgttgCAATTCAAGAGCATGTACGAAAATGCTCTCCCCTTGTGTTCAAAATAGAAGAACTCATTTATCTTATGTCCattaaacttttttcaaaattttgagaaagtgaaaaattttcacttccttaaatttttaaattttttttatgaagtgttttcaAGTATACAAGGTATTTACTTGTTTTAGtataataattcttatattttatataatacttcctatttaaaaaatagaaaatagaatatGTATCCAATCACACACCTAAGTGATTCTCTTAACAAAAgtactataaataaaaatactttaacgAGAATCACTCCCAAATGTGTTCTAAGTTATATTTTCTAATGAACCAacttttctatcaaaaaaaattcttgagtagacaataatttataattaaatgtaaaacatttttactccatgataatttttatttatctttttcccCTTTAATATCCACCTCTCAATATCTTGGTATTTTAAACTAAGgatataattttattagttgTGCGCATGACATTGTCTTACATATGCATGTACggttttttctaaaataaataattaaaaatttcattattaaaaaaaaaatagaatcaataatatcttatttttatataataccaGAACTAACAAATTTCTTACCATTTTTATgttcataaaaaagaaataaataagtaaatgtgtgaaactaataaaaataattattgatttatggTAATTATTtggaatatattaatatttaattgatgGAGCATTAGCTTAGCTTAGCTatcaaatcacttttttttttttttttgtttatattcaaATAGTAAGTTATTCTATTTGAAACTATTGTTAATGTAACCAGtatttaaaatcacttttaaaaatctcaagaAATAACTTGAGGTGATTTGTAAACAATCACTTgatatgattttcttaaaaatcattttttaatacaataatatgttacaaaaaaaattatcagaacatcttttgttcttttttaatttatatatatctatagTTTTGGATATACTTCCCATCTATACAAAATACAAGAACTCtaatgcataaaacaaaatatctatcTTGTgtctttaaaactttttccataattttgaaaattttgagaaagagaatttttttaatcctcaaattttaaaaaatattttcaagtatataaggtatttatttttgtctaagaatttctatattttatatgagactttctattttaaaaacaaaaatgagaaatgtaTCTAAATATATAAGTAATTCtctttaaatatgtttataatgAAATCGTAACTAACAAAAGTGttgcaaataaaaatactttaagtaGAATCATTCCCAAGCGAGTTCAAAGTTATAAGAagtattttttgttaatattttagatCACCAAAAGAAATTATAAGGGATTgcaatattacaaaaaaaattaaaaatgattttagtttaaGCTCTTCATTTGCAGTCTTGCAATCCCATGCCCTAAATTTTCCAATTCATCAATTTCATtggtaaaattttattaaaattaattattattaaataaattaaatttaaaaccttTGCCAAAACCATATCCATTTAATTGCAATAAAGCGAAACTTCCTTGTTATCATGGTAGAGTAAAGAGAAAAGAATTggttttagaaaagaaaaatataaagaaaaagaaaaatgttccaaaaactcctaaaaattccaaaatccaaGGGTTGAGATCCAAAATATGGAAAAACTTTATTCAACTGGAGTTGGAATAGAACTCACTTGGAGTTGCAGTAAAACTTACTTTTGGTTGCATATCATAATTTCAGTTAATCTCATTTCTAATCAACCCAAGTAACAATTAATGGGAAAATAAAGTTTAGTAAGGGAGAACTCATCTCTctctattaaaaatatcttcaagATTTTAGTGCATTCACGTATCTTTTTATTGCCTACCCAATAATAAAggtcattttttaaaagttttctcACTACTTTTACTAATATTAGTTgtccaaatattttaactttaggGTCATGgtatattctatttaataatacttgtatttttaataagaaagtatTCAATACATCTACATTTATTCTACCACATTAGCATTAATATAGTATAACTGttcattcattttttgtcaTCTCAATACTTCtataaaggaagaaaaaaaatgttatttggatttgaaaataattaataaaagctttaaattattagaaaaatgaagggagaattgtgttttgggcccaaaaattaacatttggtccccCAACCACctatatttaagcccaagacccaaacaaagtatgaaaattaagatgaaggatatCGTCTTTCATTAATTGCTAAAATACCCTTATTCCTTATATGCCTACAAGTGAGtgtgaattatatatatatatatatatatatatatatatatatatatatatatatatatatatatatatatatatatatatatatttttttttttttttttccttttctattccctattaaatattactcatttttaacttttttttttccattttattccaatatatatttctattttatgtcaaataaaaagcaataatatttttttatttttcatttttaaagatattgaatctttttgctcttattaaaagcaatgataaaatttttgagatttttcattcaaatattttttatctttttgtatttatcttttagtttaattttaattttttattttaaatttatattaccctttcatctatatttttctcttatttttaattattttttatattttctacattaaccatattttaaaaaattttaaaattaattatcacttcactttatcatatatatatagctttttaatttttaatgtttttattttaaaatttttaaaaagataaatttgttgaaaaaaataactaagtgtggaccccgcatttcggctcatgcgtttcccactcgatggcgagcttgatttttacttgaaaaattgatttgttgattaaaattgacttggagtagccacttatttttattttgtttttaaagggtaaataaaataagaaagaaaaccctaagcgcgactccttactttggaaaaggtggtctgtgaaaaaccggatcgggttcgggggtcaggttacttatcgggaaggtacggtgaagaccataacacccctctaagtccctaaaatcgggtctctactaatacaatgaaactgacgtggcaatcaacgagaaagtcaatggatacccacctaaatcatgcacaatatgagaatcaaaacacgcaatagAGATTGACTAGAATGGGAATGGATGCGTACCTCGGCCACGAGCCATAATGTGCTATCAAGAAACAggattagtgcacaattaatgaatacaaaatatagctcatgcatacCGGAGTGCAAAACAaagctcaagcaaaatacactaagtacaacagttgacaaatcgaaagagatcgaacatagggcccccaccaaagcccaatttattactcatgaactagtctcacaaattccgtgttttaggattaagaagaattcactattgcttatgtaaaatcaagaagaacagaGGATTATTTAGGAATCGAAATGGAATTAGAGCTATTCGAGCGAAAATTGGATTCTTGGAGCTTATTGGAAAATTGgggtcttgggaattaaatttagagCTTTGAtagttaaaatgaaatttgccagagaaaataagaaatgaactttagggaattaaactacaagggtatagattttgaaaattgaatttgtaacaataataataacaaggaatgaactttgggaaattgaactgcgagaatatagatttttaataataataagaaatgaactttaggaaattaaattgtgaggatatagatttttaatgataacgataataataataataataataataatattaggaaattgaactgagagagagtatagatttttaataataatactaataataataataatgataataataataataacaataataataataagaaatgaactttaagaaattgaaCGGCtatagtatagatttttaataataataataataatataatgaactttaggaaattaaattgtgaggatatagatttttaataataatactaataataataataataataacaataataataataagaaatgaactttaagaaattgaaCGGCtatagtatagatttttaataataataataataatataatgaactttaggaaattaaattaggaggatatagatttttaataataatactaataataataataatgataataataataataacaataataataataagaaatgaactttaagaaattgaaCGGCtataatatagatttttaataataataatgataatataatgaactttaggaaattaaattaggaggatataaatttttaatgataataataataacaataattataataataataataaatgaacttcaggaaattaatcggctagagtatagatttttaataacaataataataataataatatggataaatGAAAGGGATTAAAAGGGTTTTGGAACTAGAAGGGCCTAGGGTGAATTAGAAGGGCTTAGGGTGTGGAcgatgatggtgatgatgatcataataataatactaataataataaggttttgaaatagtgataataataataataataagattttaaaagttgaattaataatgataataataataagatttgaaagttgaattaataatgataataataataataagattttaaaagttgaattgataatgataataataataagattttaaaagttgaattgataataataataataataataagattttaaaagttgaattaataatgataataataataggattttgagagtttgaattaataataataataagattttgaaagttcgaattaatgataataataataataagattttaaaagttgaattgataataataataataataataagattttaaaagttgaattaataatgataataataataggattttgagagtttgaattaataataataataagattttgaaagttcgaattaatgataataataataataagattttaaaagttgaattgataatgataataataataagattttaaaagttgaattgataataataataataataataagattttaaaagttgaattaataatgataataataataggattttgagagtttgaattaataataataataagattttgaaagttcgaattaatgataataataataatagtaataataacaataataagattttgagagttcggattaataataataataataataataataataataataaatggttataataatatggataaacaAAAGGGGTTAAAAGGGCTTTGGAATTAGAAGGGCCTAAGGTGAAAAGGGCTTTGGAAATGGGCTTGGGACATTTGAAACGAATTGGGTTTTGGAAGTAGAAGGGCTTGGGGTAAGAAGGCCTTTGGAAATGGGGTTGAGATATTAGAAACGAATCGGGCTTTGGAATTAGAAGAGCCTAGGGTGATAATGatagtgataataataataataataataataataataacaatgaagttttgaaataataatactaataataatgataacaagattttgagagttgaattaataataataataataagaatgatattttaaaagttgagttaataataataataataataatcataatattttaaaagttggattaataataataataataataataatattttaacagttgaattaataataataataacaataataataggaatattttaattgaattaatgataataataaaaatcataatattttaaaagttggattaataataataataataataatatttttaaaagttgaattaataataataataacaataataataagaatattttgattgaattaatgataataataataatcataatattttagaagttggattaataataataataataataatattttaacagttgaattaataataata is a window from the Vitis riparia cultivar Riparia Gloire de Montpellier isolate 1030 chromosome 9, EGFV_Vit.rip_1.0, whole genome shotgun sequence genome containing:
- the LOC117922358 gene encoding disease resistance protein SUMM2-like is translated as MLKPIPIPSKPTPLFCLIHHPKALFDKTMGNIFSVEISVNHAISSCWNRTTEHANYLCKLPENLVALGTACERLREFRNDVMRRVDIAEREQMQRLDQVQGWLSSVENLETQVSQLIEDGTKEIEKKCLGGCCPRRCSTGYKLGKRVARKLKEVDTLISQRPSDVVAERLPSPRLGERPSGATVGMDSRLDKVRSSMDEERVGIIGLYGLGGVGKTTLLTQINNAFTKRTHDFDFVIWATVSKNVNLENIQDEIWKKIGFCDDKWKSKSRDEKATSIWRVLSEKRFVLLLDDLWEWLDLSDVGVPFQNKKNKIVFTTRSEEVCAQMEADKKIKVECLTWTESWELFRMKLGEDTLDFHPEVSELAQAVAKECCGLPLVLTTMGRTMACKKTPEEWKDVINALQRSASNFPVLGDKVFSRLKYSYDCLPTEVSRSCFLYCSLYPEDYQMPKLSLINRWICEGFLGEFDDMEGAKNRGYSIIRTLIHACLLEEGNVDYKVKLHDVIRDMALRIACETGKEQDKFLVKAGSTLTEAPEVAEWMGPKKISLMDNQIEELTGSPDCPNLLTLFLRNNNLKMISDSFFQFMPNLRVLDLSRNTMTELPQGISNLVSLQYLDLSETIIKELPIELKNLGKLKFLVLALMPQLSSIPEQLMSSLSMLQLIDMFNCGICEGDEALVQELESLKYLHDLGVTITSTSAFKRLLSSDKLRSCISRVCLRNFNGSSSFNITSLGNVKRLDALSISNCGSLEDLEIDWVGEGKKTVESNYLNSKVSSHNSFHSLTWLSVERCSRLKDLT